A window of Tautonia plasticadhaerens contains these coding sequences:
- a CDS encoding vitamin B12-dependent ribonucleotide reductase: protein MNFWSRFFLDWPIWGRVNHTISRSRDHRRRPAMATVDHREATGQQRNTAGAGRGMVVPRVFSTEGVSPFDQVEWEERTAAIKDERGKVIFEQTGCEVPRGWSQLATNVVVSKYFYGEVNTPERESSVRDLVHRVTRTIADWGKADGYFASDADAETFYDELSALCVNQYGSFNSPVWFNVGLYHQNGVRGAANNYRWDEETRSVVGVDDAYKYPQGSACFIQSVSDDMEGIMKLAHAEAMLFKFGSGTGTDLSTLRSSREKLSGGGKPSGPVSFMRVYDAVASVVKSGGKTRRAAKMQTLKCWHPDILEFITAKTNEEQKAQALIRQGYDANFNGEAYSSVLFQNANLSVRVTDAFLRAGVNDEEWTTRSVTTGRPMDTYRAKDLLDKVAEGTWICGDPGVQYEDTIQKWHTCPNTAPINSSNPCSEYMFLDDSACNLSSINLMKFRRDDGTFDAEGFRAACRIFITAQEILVDHVSYPTDTITANSHKFRPLGLGYANLGALIMSTGRPYDSPEGRALAGAVTAIMHGEAYRTSAEHAGRLGPFDGFPLNREPMLRVMEMHRDAVEAIDPSCPDALLAEARKVWDECLELGRAHGYRNSQVTVLAPTGTIAFMMDCDTTGIEPDIALVKYKSLAGGGMLKIVNRTVPMALKTLGYDEPSIRGVLDYIDEHDTIEGAPGLADDHLAVFDCAFPPRNGSRAIAWRGHVGMMAAAQPFLSGAISKTVNMPREATVADIREAYLEGWRVGLKALAIYRDGSKESQPVNTSSEEQKVAAELAKAKSDVEKAWNEINAAKAALEAEAARLEREKAGVAPAAAAPQAPAKVGGRPAEVGPPRRERLPDTRRSMTHKFDIQGHEGYINVGFYDDGRPGELFITMAKEGSTVGGLMDVVGTLVSMGLQYGVPLEVFVNKFAHSRFEPAGFTKNPDIPIAKSVTDYIFRWLGIQFIPGYREANTPRRDGVEPTAPIPVSAPAPAALTGPSPGKADLDDPTRPVAPMVKTNGHRTASMKDLEEAEAAGHHHPSPAGTDAAVPSHEVGLGVQQQEFARFQSDAPSCDNCGALTVRCGTCYRCFNCGNSMGCS from the coding sequence ATGAACTTTTGGTCACGATTTTTTCTTGACTGGCCGATCTGGGGCAGGGTAAACCACACGATTAGCCGATCGAGAGATCACAGGCGGAGGCCGGCGATGGCGACCGTTGATCATCGGGAAGCGACCGGGCAGCAGCGCAACACGGCGGGGGCCGGTCGGGGCATGGTCGTGCCCCGGGTCTTCAGCACCGAGGGCGTCAGCCCGTTCGACCAGGTCGAGTGGGAGGAGCGGACGGCCGCCATCAAGGACGAGCGCGGGAAGGTCATCTTCGAGCAGACCGGCTGCGAGGTCCCCCGGGGCTGGAGCCAGCTGGCGACCAACGTCGTCGTCAGCAAGTACTTCTACGGCGAAGTAAACACCCCCGAGCGCGAGTCCAGCGTCCGGGACCTGGTGCACCGGGTCACCCGGACCATCGCCGACTGGGGCAAGGCCGACGGCTACTTCGCCTCCGACGCCGACGCCGAGACCTTCTACGACGAGCTGTCGGCCCTCTGCGTCAACCAGTACGGCTCCTTCAACTCCCCCGTCTGGTTCAACGTCGGCCTCTACCACCAGAACGGGGTGAGGGGCGCGGCCAACAACTACCGCTGGGACGAGGAGACCCGCTCGGTCGTCGGCGTCGACGACGCCTACAAGTATCCCCAGGGCTCCGCCTGCTTCATCCAGTCCGTGTCCGACGACATGGAGGGGATCATGAAGCTCGCCCACGCCGAGGCCATGCTCTTCAAGTTCGGCTCCGGCACCGGCACGGACCTCTCCACCCTCCGCTCCAGCCGGGAGAAGCTCTCCGGCGGCGGCAAGCCCTCCGGCCCGGTCAGCTTCATGAGGGTCTACGACGCCGTCGCCAGCGTCGTGAAGAGCGGCGGCAAGACCCGGCGCGCCGCCAAGATGCAGACCCTCAAGTGCTGGCACCCCGACATCCTCGAATTCATCACCGCCAAGACCAACGAGGAGCAGAAGGCCCAGGCCCTCATCCGGCAGGGCTACGACGCCAACTTCAACGGCGAGGCCTACTCCTCCGTCCTCTTCCAGAACGCGAACCTCTCCGTCCGCGTCACCGACGCCTTCCTCCGCGCCGGCGTCAACGACGAGGAGTGGACCACCCGCTCCGTCACCACCGGCCGGCCGATGGACACCTACCGGGCCAAGGATCTGCTCGACAAGGTGGCCGAGGGCACCTGGATCTGCGGCGACCCCGGCGTCCAGTACGAGGACACCATCCAGAAGTGGCACACCTGCCCGAACACGGCGCCGATCAACTCGTCCAACCCGTGCTCGGAGTACATGTTCCTCGATGACAGCGCCTGCAACCTCTCCTCGATCAACCTGATGAAGTTCCGCCGCGACGACGGCACCTTCGACGCCGAAGGCTTCCGCGCCGCCTGCCGGATCTTCATCACCGCCCAGGAGATCCTGGTCGACCACGTCAGCTACCCGACCGACACGATCACCGCCAACAGCCACAAGTTCCGCCCGCTGGGCCTCGGCTACGCCAACCTCGGCGCCCTGATCATGTCGACCGGCCGCCCGTACGACTCGCCCGAGGGCCGGGCCCTGGCCGGGGCGGTCACGGCGATCATGCACGGCGAGGCCTACCGCACCAGCGCCGAGCACGCCGGCCGCCTCGGCCCCTTCGACGGCTTCCCCCTCAACCGCGAGCCGATGCTCCGGGTGATGGAGATGCACCGGGATGCCGTCGAGGCCATCGACCCGAGCTGCCCCGACGCCCTGCTGGCCGAGGCCCGCAAGGTCTGGGACGAGTGCCTGGAACTGGGCCGGGCCCACGGCTACCGCAACAGCCAGGTCACGGTGCTCGCCCCCACCGGCACCATCGCCTTCATGATGGACTGCGACACCACCGGGATCGAGCCCGACATCGCCCTGGTGAAGTACAAGAGCCTGGCCGGCGGCGGCATGCTCAAGATCGTCAACCGCACCGTGCCGATGGCGCTCAAGACCCTCGGCTACGACGAGCCGTCCATCCGCGGCGTGCTCGACTACATCGACGAGCACGACACGATCGAGGGCGCCCCCGGCCTGGCCGACGACCACCTCGCCGTCTTCGATTGCGCCTTCCCGCCCCGCAACGGCAGCCGGGCGATCGCCTGGCGGGGGCACGTCGGCATGATGGCCGCCGCCCAGCCGTTCCTCTCCGGCGCCATCTCCAAGACGGTGAACATGCCCCGCGAGGCCACCGTCGCCGACATCCGCGAGGCCTACCTCGAAGGCTGGCGGGTCGGCCTGAAGGCATTGGCGATCTACCGGGACGGCTCCAAGGAGTCGCAGCCGGTGAACACCTCCAGCGAGGAGCAGAAGGTCGCCGCCGAGCTGGCGAAGGCGAAGTCCGACGTCGAAAAGGCCTGGAACGAGATCAACGCCGCCAAGGCCGCCCTGGAAGCCGAGGCCGCCCGCCTCGAACGCGAGAAGGCCGGGGTCGCCCCCGCCGCCGCCGCGCCCCAGGCCCCCGCGAAGGTCGGCGGCCGCCCGGCCGAGGTCGGCCCGCCCCGCCGCGAGCGCCTGCCCGACACCCGGCGGAGCATGACCCACAAGTTCGACATCCAGGGGCACGAGGGCTACATCAACGTCGGCTTCTACGACGACGGCCGCCCCGGCGAGCTGTTCATCACGATGGCCAAGGAGGGTTCCACCGTCGGCGGCCTGATGGACGTGGTCGGCACGCTGGTGTCGATGGGCCTCCAGTACGGCGTCCCGCTCGAAGTCTTCGTCAACAAGTTCGCCCACAGCCGGTTCGAGCCCGCCGGGTTCACCAAGAACCCGGACATCCCGATCGCCAAGAGCGTGACGGACTACATCTTCCGCTGGCTGGGCATCCAGTTCATCCCCGGCTACCGCGAGGCGAACACCCCGCGCCGGGACGGCGTCGAGCCGACCGCCCCCATCCCCGTCTCGGCCCCCGCCCCCGCCGCCCTCACCGGCCCGTCCCCCGGCAAGGCCGACCTCGACGACCCCACCCGGCCCGTCGCCCCGATGGTCAAGACCAACGGCCACCGCACCGCCTCGATGAAGGACCTGGAGGAAGCCGAGGCCGCCGGCCACCACCACCCTTCCCCCGCCGGCACCGACGCCGCCGTCCCCTCCCACGAGGTCGGCCTCGGCGTCCAGCAGCAGGAGTTCGCCCGCTTCCAGTCCGACGCCCCCTCCTGCGACAACTGCGGAGCCCTCACCGTCCGCTGCGGCACCTGCTACCGCTGCTTCAACTGCGGCAACTCGATGGGCTGCTCCTGA
- the rplU gene encoding 50S ribosomal protein L21 has product MYAIFEDGSHQFRASEGDVVTVDRRDGEDGDDIIFDKVLLLAGTDGEPTIGTPLVAGAKVVAKVVRQFRAKKIVIRKFRRRKGYRRKRGHRQYYTTVQITSIQAS; this is encoded by the coding sequence ATGTACGCCATCTTCGAGGACGGTAGCCACCAGTTCCGCGCCAGCGAGGGGGACGTCGTCACCGTTGACCGCCGCGACGGCGAGGACGGCGACGATATCATCTTCGACAAGGTCCTGCTCCTCGCCGGCACCGACGGCGAGCCGACCATCGGCACCCCCCTGGTCGCCGGCGCCAAGGTCGTCGCCAAGGTCGTCCGCCAGTTCCGCGCGAAGAAGATCGTCATCAGAAAATTTCGCCGTCGGAAAGGCTATCGCCGCAAGCGCGGCCATCGGCAGTACTACACGACCGTTCAGATCACCAGCATCCAGGCCTCTTGA
- a CDS encoding 2-oxoglutarate dehydrogenase E1 component — MNRSTVANRWNQDLIEEHYLQWQQDPATLDASWRHFFEGFELGRVDGSPPGGEPPGAARPPASSAVAPVDAEALENAQAQAAVTRLVDAYREVGHYLADLDPLRLAGRKETYDPLDLAEFGLSDAHLGRPFFTRMFEPPQASLGELIEALRTTYCGSIGVEYMHIRDRRVRSWLQERMEPVRNNPGFELKKKRRILWKLNAASLFETFLHLRYVGQKRFSLEGGEMLIPLLDAIIEQAAGFGVREIVLGMPHRGRLNVLANILNKPYSQIFHEFEGNMPKTVGGDGDVKYHLGFSADHVAADGHSVHLSLTANPSHLEAVNPVVEGRMRAKQRMFLDRDRKLGVPILIHGDAAFAGQGLVAETLNLSQLPGYRTGGTIHIVVNNQIGFTTAPMEGRSSRYCTDVAKMIEVPIFHVNGDDPEAVVYVGELALEFRETFGQDVVIDMVCYRKHGHNESDEPAFTQPVMYEAIRRKRPVLEIYTKQLIDSGDLTQEEADTLEETFREKLESIYKEVHDATEAPEPIQPGFKGPWEGLRSEFDWTPVDTGVPRDRLALIGDRMGSLPEGFTRNRKLDRILSARVQAVQEGGPIDWALAEGLAFGSLLLEGTPVRLSGQDSRRGTFSQRHASVVDVQTGERFYPLQHLAPREQAEFCVYDSMLSEAAVLGFDYGYSLDSPHMLICWEAQFGDFGNGAQVIIDQFIASGESKWGRGSGIVLLLPHGYEGQGPEHSSARLERFLQLCAEENMQVVNCTTPAQYFHLLRRQIRRSFRKPLVVMTPKSLLRHKRCVSSIDELTTGGFEEVIDDGAADPGKVRRVVLSAGKVYYDLLARREAAEKDDVALVRLEQLYPFPAEALASILARYENARELVWAQEESQNMGGWGFVAPRLEELAGRPFQYVGRDASASPATGSNAVHTREQEELVDAALGSASLPHLVTASAARKAVAAASNGQR, encoded by the coding sequence ATGAATCGCTCGACGGTCGCGAATCGGTGGAACCAGGACCTGATCGAGGAACATTACCTGCAATGGCAGCAGGACCCCGCGACGCTCGACGCGTCGTGGCGGCACTTCTTCGAGGGGTTCGAGCTGGGCCGGGTCGACGGCTCTCCGCCGGGAGGCGAGCCCCCCGGCGCCGCGCGGCCCCCGGCCTCCTCCGCCGTCGCGCCCGTCGACGCCGAGGCGCTGGAGAACGCCCAGGCGCAGGCGGCCGTCACCCGGCTGGTCGACGCCTACCGCGAGGTCGGCCACTACCTGGCCGACCTCGACCCGCTCCGGCTGGCCGGCCGCAAGGAGACGTACGACCCGCTGGACCTGGCCGAGTTCGGCCTCTCCGACGCCCACCTCGGCCGCCCCTTCTTCACCCGGATGTTCGAGCCGCCGCAGGCCAGCCTCGGGGAGCTGATCGAGGCGCTCCGCACGACGTATTGCGGGTCGATCGGCGTTGAGTACATGCACATCCGCGACCGCCGGGTCCGCTCCTGGCTGCAGGAGCGGATGGAGCCGGTGCGGAACAACCCGGGCTTCGAGCTGAAGAAGAAGCGGCGGATCCTCTGGAAGCTCAACGCCGCCAGCCTCTTCGAGACGTTCCTGCACCTGCGCTACGTGGGGCAGAAGCGGTTCTCGCTGGAAGGCGGCGAGATGCTGATCCCGCTGCTGGACGCGATCATCGAGCAGGCGGCGGGGTTCGGGGTCCGGGAGATCGTGCTCGGGATGCCGCACCGGGGCCGGCTGAACGTCCTGGCGAACATCCTGAACAAGCCGTACAGCCAGATCTTCCACGAGTTCGAGGGGAACATGCCCAAGACCGTCGGCGGTGACGGCGACGTGAAGTACCACCTGGGCTTCTCCGCCGACCACGTCGCCGCCGACGGCCACTCGGTCCACCTCTCGCTGACGGCCAACCCGAGCCACCTGGAGGCGGTCAACCCGGTCGTCGAGGGCCGGATGCGGGCCAAGCAGCGGATGTTCCTGGACCGCGACCGCAAGCTCGGCGTGCCGATCCTCATCCACGGCGACGCCGCCTTCGCCGGCCAGGGCCTGGTGGCCGAGACGCTGAATCTCTCGCAATTACCCGGCTACCGGACCGGCGGGACGATCCACATCGTCGTGAACAACCAGATCGGCTTCACCACGGCGCCCATGGAAGGTCGATCGAGCCGGTACTGCACCGACGTGGCGAAGATGATCGAGGTGCCGATCTTCCACGTCAACGGGGACGACCCCGAGGCGGTCGTCTACGTCGGCGAGCTGGCCCTGGAGTTCCGGGAGACCTTCGGCCAGGACGTCGTCATCGACATGGTCTGCTACCGCAAGCACGGCCACAACGAGAGCGACGAGCCGGCCTTCACCCAGCCGGTGATGTACGAGGCGATCCGCCGGAAGCGGCCGGTGCTGGAGATCTACACGAAGCAGCTGATCGACTCCGGCGACCTGACCCAGGAGGAGGCCGACACGCTGGAGGAGACCTTCCGGGAGAAGCTGGAGTCGATCTACAAGGAGGTCCACGACGCCACCGAGGCCCCCGAGCCGATCCAGCCCGGCTTCAAGGGGCCCTGGGAAGGGCTCCGGTCGGAGTTCGACTGGACCCCCGTGGACACCGGGGTGCCCCGGGACCGGCTCGCGCTGATCGGCGACCGCATGGGGTCGCTGCCCGAGGGGTTCACCCGCAACCGGAAGCTCGACCGCATTCTCTCCGCCCGGGTCCAGGCCGTGCAGGAGGGCGGGCCGATCGACTGGGCCCTGGCCGAGGGCCTGGCCTTCGGCTCCCTGCTGCTGGAGGGGACCCCGGTGCGCCTGAGCGGCCAGGACAGCCGACGCGGCACCTTCAGCCAGCGGCACGCCTCGGTGGTCGACGTGCAGACCGGGGAGCGGTTCTACCCGTTGCAGCACCTGGCCCCCCGCGAGCAGGCCGAGTTCTGCGTCTATGACAGCATGCTTTCCGAGGCCGCCGTGCTCGGCTTCGACTACGGCTACTCGCTCGACTCCCCCCACATGCTCATCTGCTGGGAGGCCCAGTTCGGCGACTTCGGCAACGGGGCCCAGGTGATCATCGACCAGTTCATCGCCTCCGGCGAATCCAAGTGGGGCCGGGGCTCGGGGATCGTGCTCCTGCTGCCGCACGGCTACGAGGGCCAGGGGCCGGAGCACTCCAGCGCCCGGCTGGAGCGGTTCCTGCAGCTCTGCGCCGAGGAGAACATGCAGGTGGTCAACTGCACCACCCCCGCGCAGTACTTCCACCTGCTCCGACGCCAGATCCGCCGGTCGTTCCGCAAGCCCCTGGTCGTGATGACGCCCAAGAGCCTGCTGCGGCACAAGCGGTGCGTCTCCTCGATCGACGAGCTGACCACCGGCGGCTTCGAGGAGGTGATCGACGACGGCGCCGCCGACCCGGGGAAGGTCCGCCGCGTCGTGCTCAGCGCCGGCAAGGTCTACTACGACCTGCTCGCCCGCCGCGAGGCGGCCGAGAAGGACGACGTGGCGCTGGTCCGCCTGGAGCAGCTCTACCCGTTCCCGGCCGAGGCCCTCGCCTCGATCCTGGCCCGGTACGAGAACGCCCGGGAGCTGGTCTGGGCGCAGGAGGAATCCCAGAACATGGGCGGCTGGGGCTTCGTCGCCCCCCGCCTGGAGGAGCTGGCCGGCCGCCCCTTCCAGTACGTCGGCCGGGACGCCAGCGCCAGCCCCGCCACCGGCTCCAACGCCGTGCACACCCGGGAGCAGGAGGAGCTGGTCGACGCGGCGCTCGGCTCCGCCTCGCTGCCGCACCTGGTCACCGCCTCGGCGGCGCGGAAGGCGGTCGCGGCGGCGTCCAACGGGCAGCGGTGA
- a CDS encoding glycosyltransferase 61 family protein, with protein sequence MLRAPLLKGRALLASARYKGRRSLGRPAADLAGAARRSWVVCPGGEVETIPILVAEGHLGRIRDGIGGESAGEVVEAIGGARHPLRPATAYELDEAVLLDASVYSGAYKHDLWRQYPRLDWLLGGPVAELGEAALATSFSGSKWFGHWLVDELPMQVLASRLAPPVGHVRPGYAHEPGYRSAFGIPAPPSYRAFLARKLIVVHELAHNADKVARHLAMREAIAPLPDGHDRIFLRRGSAWGQRRRLVNEDEIARRLEPEGFVPLDPTAMTAEEILRRCKGASMLVSLEGSHTWPGYFFMKEGGQHVTIHPPDRVSVQTCGVAPYFGLFGALFVGEDRPGGASLEISADPEELARFIDRVRLGAERDPDAPRRFLDAVRATGSPSTVSP encoded by the coding sequence ATGCTTCGAGCGCCACTGCTCAAGGGCCGGGCCCTGCTCGCCTCGGCCCGATACAAGGGCCGGAGGTCGCTGGGTCGGCCCGCGGCCGACCTCGCCGGGGCCGCCCGGCGGTCCTGGGTGGTCTGCCCGGGGGGTGAGGTCGAGACGATCCCGATCCTCGTGGCCGAGGGGCACCTGGGGAGGATCCGAGACGGCATCGGCGGGGAGTCGGCCGGGGAGGTGGTCGAGGCGATCGGGGGGGCCAGGCATCCGCTGAGGCCGGCCACGGCGTACGAGCTGGACGAGGCCGTGCTGCTGGACGCGAGCGTCTACTCGGGGGCGTACAAGCACGACCTCTGGAGGCAGTACCCCCGGCTCGACTGGCTGCTCGGCGGTCCGGTGGCCGAGCTGGGCGAGGCGGCGCTGGCCACCTCGTTCTCGGGCTCGAAGTGGTTCGGCCACTGGCTCGTCGACGAGCTGCCGATGCAGGTGCTGGCGAGTCGGCTGGCGCCCCCGGTCGGGCACGTGAGGCCGGGATACGCCCATGAGCCGGGGTATCGGTCGGCGTTCGGGATCCCGGCCCCGCCGTCGTACCGGGCCTTCCTCGCCAGGAAGCTGATCGTCGTCCACGAGTTGGCCCACAACGCCGACAAGGTGGCCCGGCATCTCGCCATGAGGGAGGCGATCGCCCCCCTGCCCGACGGCCACGACCGCATCTTCCTCCGGCGGGGGAGCGCCTGGGGCCAGCGTCGGAGGCTCGTCAACGAGGACGAGATCGCCCGCCGCCTGGAGCCCGAGGGCTTCGTCCCGCTGGACCCGACCGCGATGACCGCCGAGGAGATCCTCCGCAGGTGCAAGGGGGCTTCGATGCTGGTCAGCCTGGAGGGGTCGCACACCTGGCCGGGCTACTTCTTCATGAAGGAGGGCGGCCAGCACGTCACGATCCACCCGCCGGACCGGGTCAGCGTCCAGACCTGCGGCGTAGCCCCGTACTTCGGCCTCTTCGGCGCCCTGTTCGTCGGCGAGGACCGACCGGGTGGGGCCAGCCTGGAGATCTCGGCCGACCCGGAGGAACTCGCCCGGTTCATCGACCGGGTCCGCCTCGGCGCCGAACGCGACCCCGACGCCCCCCGGCGGTTCCTCGACGCCGTCCGGGCGACCGGATCGCCGTCGACGGTCAGCCCCTGA
- the odhB gene encoding 2-oxoglutarate dehydrogenase complex dihydrolipoyllysine-residue succinyltransferase encodes MAAVEIKVPSAGESVTEGILSRWMKPDGARIKSGEPLFEVETDKASTEVPAPADGVLKIGVAEGETVEVGATVGTIDPSGSPAGAPEAPKETAGKAEPAPAEAPSTSTSAAPQAPPTPAPTAGGDGPMAGEPSPSARRLAEEEQVDLKSVEGSGRGGRITKEDVIGAVEARGTSPAPSAPAAPPSPAPTPTPTDGASRTGRQTRQRLPLIRQKIAQRLVQAQQTAAILTTFNEADMSAVMALRGKYKDAYKEKHGVNLGFMSFFVKAAVEALKAFPAVNAQIDGTEIVYNNYYDVGVAVSTERGLMVPVIRDCDSLTFAGIEKTIVGFAKKARDNKIGVDDLQGGTFTITNGGVFGSLLSTPILNPPQSAILGMHSIQKRPVVVDDEIVVRPMMYLALSYDHRIIDGREAVSCLVRIKECVEDPERMMLEI; translated from the coding sequence ATGGCAGCAGTCGAGATCAAAGTGCCCAGCGCCGGCGAGTCCGTCACCGAGGGGATCCTCTCTCGCTGGATGAAGCCCGACGGTGCGCGGATCAAGTCGGGCGAGCCGCTCTTCGAGGTCGAGACCGACAAGGCGAGCACCGAGGTCCCCGCCCCGGCCGACGGCGTCCTGAAGATCGGCGTGGCCGAGGGGGAGACCGTCGAGGTGGGCGCCACCGTCGGCACGATCGACCCCTCCGGCTCTCCCGCCGGGGCCCCGGAAGCCCCGAAAGAGACGGCGGGGAAGGCCGAGCCGGCCCCCGCCGAGGCGCCCTCGACCTCGACTTCGGCCGCGCCCCAGGCCCCGCCGACCCCCGCCCCGACGGCCGGGGGCGACGGCCCGATGGCCGGCGAGCCGTCGCCGTCGGCCCGGAGGCTGGCCGAGGAGGAGCAAGTCGACCTCAAGTCCGTGGAGGGCTCCGGCCGGGGAGGCCGGATCACCAAGGAAGACGTGATCGGGGCCGTCGAGGCCCGCGGGACCTCCCCCGCCCCCTCGGCACCGGCCGCCCCCCCCTCCCCCGCCCCGACCCCGACCCCGACCGACGGCGCCTCCCGGACGGGCCGTCAGACCCGGCAGCGGCTGCCGTTGATCCGCCAGAAGATCGCCCAGCGGCTGGTGCAGGCCCAGCAGACGGCCGCCATCCTGACGACCTTTAACGAGGCCGACATGTCGGCCGTGATGGCGCTCCGGGGCAAGTACAAGGACGCCTACAAGGAGAAGCACGGGGTGAACCTCGGCTTCATGTCCTTCTTCGTCAAGGCGGCGGTCGAGGCGCTGAAGGCCTTCCCGGCGGTGAACGCCCAGATCGACGGGACCGAGATCGTCTATAACAACTACTACGACGTCGGCGTGGCCGTCAGCACCGAGCGGGGGCTGATGGTGCCGGTGATCCGGGACTGCGACTCCCTGACGTTCGCCGGCATCGAGAAGACGATCGTCGGCTTCGCCAAGAAGGCGAGGGACAACAAGATCGGCGTGGACGACCTGCAGGGGGGCACGTTCACGATCACCAACGGCGGCGTCTTCGGCTCCTTGCTGTCGACGCCGATCCTCAACCCCCCGCAGAGCGCCATCCTCGGGATGCACTCGATCCAGAAGCGGCCGGTGGTCGTGGACGACGAGATCGTCGTCCGACCGATGATGTACCTGGCCCTCTCGTATGATCACCGGATCATCGACGGCCGGGAGGCGGTCAGCTGCCTGGTCCGGATCAAGGAATGCGTCGAGGACCCCGAGCGGATGATGCTCGAGATCTGA
- the lpdA gene encoding dihydrolipoyl dehydrogenase, whose product MSDRYDLVVIGAGPGGYVAAIRAAQLGMKVACVEKRATLGGTCLNVGCIPSKALLDSSELYELASHRFGRHGIKLEGVGLDLGAMMGRKDQVVKELTQGVGGLFRKNKVEPVFGSATITGPDSVRVSLNDGGERAIEAKAILIATGSVPIELPFLKFDGSTIVDSTGALAFDRVPEHLVVVGGGYIGLELGSVWKRLGAKVTVVEFLPRIVPIVDHELGNQLFKVLQKQGIEFKLETKVTGAEVEGGRVRLSAESKGGETLALDCDKVLVSVGRKGYVEGLGLEAVGVEHDPKAGKVTVDVHFRTTVPSIYALGDVISGPMLAHKAEEEGVAFAELLAGKPGHINYETIPSVIYTWPEVAGVGLTEEQVKERGLDYRVGKAPFIANGRAKAMDEKDGIVKVIADARTDRVLGVHIIGPRASDMIAEAVAVMDFAGSAEDIARICHGHPTLSETLKEAALAVDKRTINC is encoded by the coding sequence GTGTCGGACCGTTACGATCTGGTCGTCATCGGCGCCGGCCCCGGCGGCTACGTGGCCGCGATCCGGGCGGCGCAGCTGGGGATGAAGGTGGCCTGCGTCGAGAAGCGGGCCACGCTCGGCGGCACCTGCCTGAACGTCGGCTGCATCCCGAGCAAGGCCCTGCTCGACTCCAGCGAGCTGTACGAGCTGGCCTCCCACCGGTTCGGCCGGCACGGGATCAAGCTCGAAGGCGTCGGCCTGGACCTGGGCGCGATGATGGGCCGGAAGGACCAGGTGGTGAAGGAGCTGACCCAGGGGGTCGGCGGCCTGTTCCGCAAGAACAAGGTCGAGCCCGTCTTCGGCTCGGCGACGATCACCGGGCCCGATTCGGTTCGCGTTTCGCTTAACGACGGCGGCGAGCGGGCGATCGAGGCGAAGGCCATCCTGATCGCCACCGGCAGCGTGCCGATCGAGCTGCCGTTCCTGAAGTTCGACGGGTCGACGATCGTCGACTCGACCGGGGCCCTGGCCTTCGACCGGGTGCCGGAGCACCTGGTCGTGGTCGGCGGCGGGTACATCGGCCTGGAGCTGGGTTCGGTTTGGAAGCGGCTCGGCGCGAAGGTCACCGTCGTCGAGTTCCTGCCCCGGATCGTGCCGATCGTCGACCATGAGCTGGGCAATCAGCTCTTCAAGGTGCTCCAGAAGCAGGGGATCGAGTTCAAGCTGGAGACCAAGGTCACCGGGGCCGAGGTGGAGGGCGGACGGGTCCGCCTCTCGGCCGAGTCGAAGGGCGGGGAGACGCTGGCCCTCGACTGCGACAAGGTGCTCGTCTCGGTCGGCCGGAAGGGGTACGTCGAGGGGCTGGGGCTGGAGGCCGTCGGCGTCGAGCACGACCCGAAGGCGGGCAAGGTCACCGTCGACGTCCACTTCCGCACCACGGTGCCGTCGATCTACGCCCTCGGCGACGTGATCTCCGGCCCGATGCTGGCGCACAAGGCCGAGGAGGAGGGCGTAGCCTTCGCCGAGCTGCTGGCCGGCAAGCCGGGCCACATCAACTACGAGACGATCCCGAGCGTCATCTACACCTGGCCGGAGGTCGCCGGCGTGGGGCTGACGGAAGAACAGGTGAAGGAGCGTGGCCTCGACTACAGGGTCGGCAAGGCCCCCTTCATCGCCAACGGCCGGGCCAAGGCGATGGACGAGAAGGACGGCATCGTCAAGGTGATCGCCGACGCCAGGACCGACCGGGTGCTCGGCGTGCACATCATCGGGCCGAGGGCCTCGGACATGATCGCCGAGGCGGTCGCGGTGATGGATTTCGCCGGCAGCGCCGAGGACATCGCCCGGATCTGCCACGGCCACCCCACGCTCTCCGAGACGCTCAAGGAGGCCGCCCTGGCGGTCGACAAGCGGACGATCAACTGCTGA